The proteins below come from a single Candidatus Babeliales bacterium genomic window:
- a CDS encoding MauE/DoxX family redox-associated membrane protein: protein MNHTPQNHTDHTANQYTLKNFLPLIIIISSIILFTVAKQLFYGFDVNNAMLDCMAGFFIIFSLFKISNLRKFADAYSMYDIIAQRSRAYAYLYPFIELSLGISYLFHFQLPLINWITLFLMTINSIGVIRALTQNNPITCACLGAVFKIPMTYVTLAEDSIMAIMALVWLARYYQL from the coding sequence ATGAATCACACACCTCAGAACCATACCGACCATACAGCAAATCAGTACACACTAAAAAACTTTTTACCGCTTATCATCATAATCAGCAGTATCATCTTGTTTACCGTAGCAAAGCAACTTTTTTATGGCTTTGACGTTAATAATGCCATGCTGGATTGCATGGCAGGATTTTTTATCATATTTAGCTTATTTAAAATAAGTAACCTGCGTAAGTTTGCTGATGCATATAGTATGTATGACATCATTGCGCAACGCTCACGCGCATACGCATACCTCTATCCTTTTATTGAACTTAGTTTAGGAATAAGTTATTTGTTTCATTTCCAACTGCCGCTCATTAACTGGATCACTTTATTTCTCATGACCATAAATAGTATTGGGGTTATTCGTGCACTCACACAGAATAACCCAATCACCTGCGCATGTTTAGGAGCCGTTTTTAAAATTCCTATGACCTATGTCACACTCGCGGAAGATAGCATCATGGCAATAATGGCGTTAGTGTGGTTAGCCCGGTATTACCAACTCTAA